A stretch of DNA from Hydra vulgaris chromosome 03, alternate assembly HydraT2T_AEP:
ATCTAATTCTAATACTCGCCTAGATAAGCAGCATGAGTAACATGTCAATACTGATATTGTTTACCTACCACTGATGAAAATGCAATTGTGTCAATTGAACAAGCAGACTTCGATGTGTCTTTCGAAAACTTGATGCCAGTGCCACACAGAGATCGACCACAAAGCAGTCGGCCACGTAAGAAACCACCATCTTATGAATTGACATCAGAAGAAAATGTAGCATTTATTCAAGAAAGAACCAaaccaataacaaaaaaagcagcTAAAGAGAAAGAGACCAGCAAAGAAAAGAAACAGAAGAAAACTGTTAAACAGAAggttataaagaaaaagaaagaatccaaaaaagaaaagaaacaaaaagaagagGGCATTTGCAAATATTGTGGGTTTGCATATGGTGAAGCAACTGATCCTCTCATTGATGATGAATGGATTGAATGTGACGCGTGCCGTGATTGGTTACATGAGAGCTGTATCGAAATAACCGTGCGTGGACAACTATGAGCTGATTGTGTTCAAACAACAACTAAGTAAATTAACTCTAGTTAAGACTtgatattttgcattttgtacTGCATCATTTATCTGCAGCTTTAgcagtattatttttattagactAGTCGCTGACATTTTTATATTGCttttgttctttaaattttttgcattgtATGCATTTGAGGTTAATGTTTGCAAACTTTTAATACCAGTTTACTATATCGTAggtaataaagttaataataatatagtaaatattatttgtaataatacttccaattttgtaaatttttgtctGAAATAAAAGCTAAATGGCTCACTTTAGAATAATCATATTGGCTCGCTTTACCAATAATGGTGGCTcactttataaatttgttaatataaagCGAGCCTTTCCTATGTATCA
This window harbors:
- the LOC136078874 gene encoding uncharacterized protein LOC136078874, which produces MPVPHRDRPQSSRPRKKPPSYELTSEENVAFIQERTKPITKKAAKEKETSKEKKQKKTVKQKVIKKKKESKKEKKQKEEGICKYCGFAYGEATDPLIDDEWIECDACRDWLHESCIEITVRGQL